One stretch of Arachis hypogaea cultivar Tifrunner chromosome 20, arahy.Tifrunner.gnm2.J5K5, whole genome shotgun sequence DNA includes these proteins:
- the LOC140183038 gene encoding uncharacterized protein has translation MELEQQASDGELPQEIMENSIRLNHKDNKEVEALELKTLPPSMKYAYLGDNNTYPVLINSSLSEEQEEELSQVLRQHRDAIGWTLADLKEISSSMCMHKILLEEGAKPSRQQQRRLNPTMNEVVQKEVMKLWQAGVIYPISDSPWEKCHFMVTEGVVLGHKISKRGIDVDKAKVEVIAKLPPPCNVKTVRSFLGHAGFYRRFIRDFSKVSKPLTNLLVSNVLFVFDKECMLAFEELKNKLSSAPFIAPPSWDLPFELMRDASDFAVGAVLG, from the exons atggagctAGAACAACAAGCATCAGATGGGGAGTTACCACAAGAGATCATGGAGAATTCAATCAGGCTGAACCACAAGGATAACAAGGAAGTAGAGGCACTGGAGCTGAAGACCCTACCTCCAAGCAtgaagtatgcatacttgggtgacAACAACACTTACCCAGTGCTTATTAATTCAAGCTTGAGTGAGGAGCAAGAAGAGGAGCTTTCCCAAGTGCTAAGACAACATAGAGATGCTATAGGATGGACACTTGCAGATTTGAAGGAAATTAGTtcttcaatgtgcatgcacaaaatcctacttgaAGAAGGAGCCAAGCCCTCAagacagcaacaaagaaggctgaacccaacaatgaatgaagtggttcaaaaAGAGGTGATGAAACTGTGGCAAGCTGGGGTGATTTACCCTATCTCagatagcccttgg gaaaaatgccactttatggttacagagggagtgGTTCTTGGCCACAAGATCTCAAAAAGAGGCATAGATGTGGACAAGGCTAAGGTGGAGGTGATTGCAAAGTTACCCCCACCTTGTAATGTCAAAACAGTTAGAAGTTTTCTAGGACATGCTggcttctataggaggtttattagagacttctcCAAGGTTTCCAAACCTTTGACCAACCTACTTGTCTCTAATGtactttttgtttttgataaagaATGCATGTTAGCCTTTGAAGAGCTTAAGAACAAGCTTTCCTCTGCACCTTTCATAGCACCACCTAGTTGGGATCTACCCTTTGAGTTGATGCGTGATGCATCCGactttgctgttggtgctgtccTAGGATAG